The following coding sequences lie in one Flagellimonas eckloniae genomic window:
- a CDS encoding amidohydrolase family protein, translating into MKQLVFGLFLASLLISCKQNTEKQNLEPAQIKLTNGHWFNGNTFSEQTVWVKGGTLSFNQENAIADTIIDLSGTYVIPPFAEAHNHNLESEYGLEKRINAYLDAGVFYVKHLSSIKKRIDSLMYYYNKPTGLDVSLAHAPLTATGGHPIALRKRYLEYGYFDGLFNTLEEIESHGYFIMDDEAHLQKKWEQVLSFKPDFIKINLLYSEEYQKRKNDSAYFGKKGLDPDLVPAIVSKAHKSNLRVSVHVATAHDFHVAVTAGADEIAHLPEIHNGKPIDPEDAQLAAEKGIVVVTTASLVTKNKEKPKYNQLLANVRSNLGILKEARVTLAIGSDMYNDNSVGEFQFLHSLDLFSNLELLKMWCENSATTTLPYRKVGHLKEGYEASFLVLDVNPLEQIKEVSQSISLKVKQGVILD; encoded by the coding sequence ATGAAACAGCTAGTATTTGGGCTTTTTTTGGCCTCTCTCCTTATTTCTTGTAAACAAAATACCGAAAAACAAAACCTGGAACCTGCACAGATTAAGCTCACCAACGGGCATTGGTTTAACGGAAACACCTTTAGTGAACAAACGGTTTGGGTAAAAGGCGGTACGCTTAGTTTTAACCAAGAAAATGCTATAGCCGATACTATTATAGACCTTAGCGGTACGTATGTGATACCGCCCTTTGCCGAAGCACACAACCATAACCTGGAAAGCGAATATGGATTGGAAAAGCGCATCAACGCCTACCTAGACGCCGGGGTGTTTTATGTGAAGCACCTATCCTCCATAAAAAAACGGATAGATTCTTTGATGTATTACTACAACAAACCCACTGGCTTAGATGTAAGCCTGGCTCATGCGCCACTAACCGCAACTGGAGGTCACCCTATAGCTCTCAGAAAACGGTACCTGGAGTATGGCTATTTTGATGGACTTTTTAATACGTTGGAAGAAATTGAATCCCACGGTTATTTTATCATGGATGATGAAGCGCATTTACAAAAAAAATGGGAACAAGTATTATCGTTTAAACCCGACTTTATCAAAATCAATCTCCTCTATTCTGAAGAATACCAAAAACGGAAAAACGATAGCGCCTATTTTGGTAAAAAAGGCCTAGACCCAGACTTGGTTCCTGCCATCGTTTCCAAAGCACATAAAAGCAATTTACGTGTAAGCGTACACGTGGCGACGGCCCATGATTTTCATGTAGCGGTAACTGCAGGAGCGGATGAAATTGCACACCTTCCTGAAATTCATAATGGCAAACCCATTGACCCGGAAGATGCCCAACTGGCGGCAGAAAAAGGCATTGTGGTCGTCACCACTGCGTCCTTGGTCACCAAAAACAAGGAAAAGCCCAAATACAATCAATTGCTGGCCAATGTACGTTCCAACTTGGGCATCTTAAAAGAAGCCAGGGTAACTCTGGCTATTGGTTCCGATATGTACAACGACAATTCCGTAGGGGAATTCCAGTTTCTACACAGCCTAGACCTGTTCAGTAATTTGGAATTGCTAAAAATGTGGTGTGAAAACTCAGCTACCACTACCTTGCCCTATAGAAAGGTCGGGCATTTAAAAGAAGGGTATGAGGCCAGCTTTTTGGTATTGGATGTAAATCCCTTGGAACAAATCAAGGAGGTTAGCCAATCCATCAGCCTAAAAGTAAAACAGGGCGTAATCTTGGATTAG
- a CDS encoding T9SS type A sorting domain-containing protein, translating to MAGGSQLVQTGNGNFFIQESIGQQSVIRTFESNDNELRQGFVQPVKAIVFGGDPNALQLLVYPNPFESGVVVNLNEAVSDAIDVYLFDMQGRLVHQRQYDQNQNPLVIPLEQFAQGGYFIKVQSGQQQQVKQLLKR from the coding sequence ATGGCCGGAGGGAGCCAATTGGTGCAAACCGGTAACGGCAATTTCTTTATCCAAGAAAGTATTGGCCAACAGTCCGTGATCCGAACTTTTGAAAGTAACGACAACGAACTGCGCCAAGGTTTTGTACAGCCGGTCAAGGCCATTGTATTTGGGGGCGACCCCAACGCACTGCAACTGCTGGTCTATCCCAATCCGTTTGAAAGCGGGGTGGTAGTGAATCTAAATGAAGCAGTGTCGGATGCCATAGATGTATATCTCTTTGATATGCAAGGCCGTTTGGTACACCAACGCCAATATGATCAGAATCAGAACCCCTTGGTGATTCCCCTGGAGCAGTTTGCGCAAGGAGGCTACTTTATAAAAGTACAGTCCGGGCAACAACAGCAGGTGAAACAACTCTTAAAGCGCTGA
- a CDS encoding polysaccharide lyase family 7 protein: protein MKFIHLFTLCILFILSCSSSETMELEVPEDPISDVEEQEEETNEEEEQEQEEETSEDIIVWENWYLSVPINNGEGKATSIFYEDIENDVLSTDESEYFYKNEDGTYTLFTKFTGFTTSGLSELGDKYCRTELREFWRGNQETNDNWFMNEGTHILETTLNVDFVEGNGRTIVAQIHGKETPGLEGSPATVKIRWNSGMIQLDHYTKPDEGELWTSQFDTKVDVARVDNEIFTFKLKVEGGKCYYALSCEAKDIDIDYTLMYDYVGNGYAHWNYFKTGNYFGWHDDYEKTAQVTLRKVVTDHY from the coding sequence ATGAAGTTCATCCATCTATTTACACTTTGTATTTTGTTTATATTGTCCTGTAGTTCTTCGGAAACTATGGAGCTTGAAGTTCCTGAAGACCCTATTTCCGATGTTGAGGAACAAGAGGAGGAAACCAATGAGGAAGAAGAACAGGAACAAGAAGAGGAAACGAGCGAAGATATCATTGTTTGGGAAAACTGGTATTTGTCAGTACCTATAAATAATGGTGAAGGCAAGGCAACCTCTATTTTTTATGAAGACATCGAAAACGATGTTTTATCTACAGATGAATCTGAATACTTCTATAAAAACGAAGATGGAACATATACCCTATTCACCAAGTTTACCGGTTTTACCACTTCTGGTCTTTCGGAACTAGGTGATAAATACTGTAGAACAGAGCTTCGCGAATTTTGGAGGGGCAATCAGGAAACCAATGACAATTGGTTTATGAATGAAGGCACACATATTTTGGAAACTACCTTGAATGTGGATTTTGTGGAAGGAAATGGGCGTACCATTGTGGCCCAAATCCATGGCAAGGAAACACCCGGACTTGAAGGATCCCCGGCAACGGTCAAAATACGATGGAACAGCGGTATGATCCAGTTGGACCATTATACCAAACCGGATGAAGGAGAACTATGGACAAGTCAGTTCGATACCAAAGTGGATGTCGCCCGGGTAGACAATGAAATATTTACCTTTAAACTAAAGGTCGAGGGAGGCAAGTGCTACTATGCCCTCAGCTGCGAGGCCAAGGACATCGACATTGATTATACCTTGATGTATGACTATGTGGGCAATGGATATGCCCATTGGAACTACTTTAAAACGGGCAATTATTTTGGTTGGCACGATGACTACGAGAAGACCGCCCAAGTGACCCTTAGAAAGGTAGTGACTGACCACTATTAA
- a CDS encoding outer membrane protein → MKYCMYFMILFATHLGQSQLLYAEMGQSISNFEYQNSAGGTLDNLQSATNSFLGFGYTFQLPNDKLNIDVGLSYTNYGAKGSDEVLDNFFEWDVSYAGLQTGVTYYFARSKEFKFFGTLNASLEYLLRGTQTLNNQVFNLSGEDEFDNFLVVPRAGVGIQYPISNKAALYVQYQYGKSYSLVNSNPNDDEKLSITTHNIGIGITIQLPGCNCSFKNF, encoded by the coding sequence ATGAAGTATTGTATGTATTTCATGATCCTTTTTGCTACGCATTTGGGGCAATCCCAACTGCTGTATGCGGAGATGGGACAGTCCATTTCCAATTTTGAATATCAAAATTCCGCTGGGGGCACCCTGGACAATTTGCAGTCGGCCACCAACAGCTTTTTAGGATTTGGGTATACCTTCCAGCTACCCAATGACAAGCTTAATATTGACGTGGGGCTCAGCTACACCAATTATGGCGCCAAAGGCAGCGATGAAGTTTTGGACAATTTTTTTGAATGGGACGTTTCCTACGCGGGATTGCAAACCGGAGTGACCTATTACTTTGCAAGATCCAAGGAGTTTAAATTCTTTGGCACCCTGAACGCTTCCCTGGAGTATTTGCTACGGGGCACCCAAACCCTGAACAACCAAGTCTTCAACTTAAGCGGGGAGGACGAATTTGACAACTTTCTTGTTGTGCCCCGGGCAGGGGTGGGCATCCAGTATCCCATATCCAACAAAGCCGCACTCTATGTGCAATACCAATATGGAAAAAGCTACTCATTGGTCAATTCCAATCCCAATGACGATGAAAAACTTAGTATAACCACACATAACATCGGAATAGGCATTACTATTCAATTACCGGGATGTAACTGTTCCTTTAAAAACTTTTAA
- a CDS encoding class I SAM-dependent methyltransferase, protein MKRKQLISHNIEVFYNRASEDTRLEKGMGIFEFERIKSLIAKHTTITPSKIIDVGGGTGKYSEWLAKKGHQVHLIEPVSKHIKIAKDRSQKLKNKFSVHIGESRKLNFPDNFADLIILHGPLYHLQDQTDRKLTICEAKRVIKNNGVILGFAINYTASTLVGLLNGLIHKEKFFDMCKEELTTGIHNPPDNFPWLLAEAYYHRPEQLKDEFINQGLTYLNIYAIEGMAWLDKAYFSNMLNHKRKKTLLELIEITENDSYLLPFSPHMMIAVKKQTTHGT, encoded by the coding sequence ATGAAAAGAAAACAGTTAATAAGCCACAATATAGAAGTATTTTACAATAGAGCATCTGAAGATACCAGACTTGAAAAGGGAATGGGAATATTCGAATTTGAAAGAATTAAATCATTAATAGCAAAGCACACCACCATTACACCTTCAAAAATAATTGATGTGGGTGGCGGGACAGGAAAGTATTCGGAATGGCTTGCCAAGAAAGGACATCAAGTTCATTTAATTGAGCCTGTTTCAAAGCATATTAAAATAGCTAAAGACAGGTCTCAAAAATTAAAGAACAAGTTTTCCGTTCATATAGGCGAATCTCGCAAATTGAATTTTCCAGACAATTTTGCAGATCTGATAATCTTACATGGTCCCCTATATCATCTTCAGGACCAGACTGACCGAAAATTAACCATTTGCGAAGCAAAACGGGTTATTAAAAACAATGGGGTTATATTAGGTTTCGCAATCAATTATACAGCATCCACTTTAGTTGGCCTTTTAAATGGTCTTATTCACAAAGAAAAATTTTTTGACATGTGCAAGGAAGAATTAACAACGGGAATACATAACCCACCAGATAATTTTCCTTGGCTTCTGGCCGAAGCATATTATCATAGACCTGAACAACTCAAGGACGAATTCATAAATCAAGGGTTAACCTATCTTAACATATATGCTATTGAAGGTATGGCCTGGTTGGACAAAGCTTACTTTTCAAATATGTTAAATCATAAAAGAAAAAAAACATTATTGGAACTAATTGAAATCACAGAAAACGATAGTTACCTGTTACCTTTCAGTCCACATATGATGATAGCAGTAAAAAAGCAAACAACCCATGGAACTTAA
- a CDS encoding thiol-disulfide oxidoreductase DCC family protein, translating into MENDKKIILFDGVCNLCNGAIQFIIKHDKKDMFRYAALQSEIGERLIAERSIDTTKVDSIILIEPGVAYFTKSDAALHIAMDFGGLWKALAIFTWIPATFRDTIYDLVARNRYKWFGKKDQCMIPTPELQAKFLG; encoded by the coding sequence GTGGAAAATGATAAAAAAATAATCCTTTTTGATGGGGTCTGCAATCTCTGTAATGGAGCCATCCAATTCATCATTAAACATGATAAAAAGGATATGTTCCGCTATGCAGCGCTGCAAAGTGAAATTGGTGAGCGGTTAATTGCGGAGCGATCTATTGATACCACTAAGGTAGATTCTATTATTTTAATTGAACCAGGGGTGGCCTACTTTACCAAATCGGACGCGGCCTTACACATCGCTATGGATTTTGGTGGACTTTGGAAGGCCCTTGCTATTTTCACTTGGATTCCCGCAACTTTCAGGGACACCATTTACGATTTAGTGGCCCGTAATCGCTACAAATGGTTCGGAAAAAAAGACCAATGTATGATTCCCACTCCAGAGTTACAAGCCAAGTTTTTAGGCTAA
- a CDS encoding endonuclease MutS2, protein MQSIHPKTLKDLEFPTVLEQVSARCNTELGKEVVLEIMPITDNGLLLETLGQTSEYLASFSNDNRIPNHGFDAINSELKLLTIENTTLEISGFRRIGNICKTVSLHQKFFKKFKEYYPLLFATVDALETNEFIPTAIDNVIDKFGEIRDNASEELRRIRVQINEVRGKINQSFGVALTRYQTSEFLDEIRESVVENRRVLAVKAMYRKKVKGTVMGSSKTGSIVYIVPETTLNFVRQLNNLEFEEKEEVQRILNQLTDTFRPYGYLLKHYQDYLTHIDITGAKAKYASEMNALLPKINNEKELFLRDAYHPLLYLNNKYKKEKTWPQTIKLHKENRIIVISGPNAGGKSITLKTIGLLQVMLQSGLLIPVHERSTVCLFDKILTDIGDNQSIENHLSTYSYRLKNMNQFLKRCNDKTLFLIDEFGTGSDPELGGALAEAFLEVFYEREAYGVITTHYANLKALANELPHATNANMLFNSKTLEPTFQLILGEAGSSFTFEVAQKNGIPYSLINKAKKKIERGKVRFDATIAKLQKERSKMVQTGSRLQDEEAKARDEASRLEQLNAKIKSKLENYQELYDHNQRMIHLGDKVNTAAERYFLDNKKRPLISELLRIVETENSKRKKTSAKQTKAKQAQKKQVAQELEKKIVKVRQEKKVEKKKAIQKEQNKPRPVFKIGDRVRLFDGKAVGTIDTLEKNKASVNYGMFMTNVNVDQLELVEKKK, encoded by the coding sequence ATGCAGAGCATACATCCCAAAACACTTAAAGATTTAGAATTTCCAACCGTATTGGAGCAGGTTTCAGCTCGCTGTAACACTGAGTTGGGAAAAGAAGTAGTTTTAGAGATTATGCCTATCACCGATAATGGTCTTTTGTTGGAAACTTTAGGTCAGACTTCAGAATATCTAGCTTCATTTTCCAATGACAACAGAATTCCCAACCACGGTTTTGATGCTATAAACAGCGAGTTAAAGTTGCTTACCATTGAAAACACAACCTTGGAAATTTCTGGATTTCGAAGAATAGGAAATATTTGCAAAACGGTTTCATTGCATCAAAAATTCTTTAAAAAGTTTAAAGAATACTATCCATTGTTGTTTGCAACCGTGGATGCGCTCGAGACCAATGAGTTCATTCCAACCGCAATAGACAATGTTATTGACAAGTTTGGAGAGATAAGGGACAATGCGTCAGAAGAGTTGCGAAGAATCCGAGTACAAATCAATGAAGTTCGCGGAAAAATCAACCAAAGCTTCGGAGTTGCCCTAACACGATATCAAACCTCTGAGTTTTTAGATGAAATTCGGGAATCCGTAGTTGAAAACCGTAGGGTTTTGGCCGTAAAAGCAATGTACCGTAAAAAAGTAAAAGGAACGGTAATGGGAAGTTCCAAAACGGGTAGCATAGTCTATATTGTTCCAGAGACCACCTTGAACTTTGTACGCCAACTCAATAATTTAGAATTTGAAGAAAAAGAAGAGGTACAACGTATCCTAAACCAACTTACCGATACCTTCAGGCCGTATGGCTATCTACTAAAACACTACCAAGATTATCTTACACATATAGATATCACTGGGGCTAAAGCAAAATATGCCTCGGAGATGAACGCTTTGCTCCCAAAAATCAATAATGAAAAGGAACTCTTTCTGCGGGATGCCTATCACCCCCTACTCTATTTAAACAACAAATACAAAAAGGAAAAAACTTGGCCACAAACCATTAAACTGCATAAAGAAAACAGGATAATTGTTATTTCTGGGCCAAATGCAGGTGGTAAAAGCATCACCCTAAAAACCATTGGATTGCTGCAAGTAATGCTGCAGAGCGGTTTATTGATTCCAGTACATGAACGAAGTACGGTATGCCTTTTCGACAAAATTTTAACGGATATCGGAGACAATCAATCCATTGAAAATCATTTAAGTACCTATAGCTATCGACTCAAGAACATGAATCAATTTCTTAAACGATGCAACGACAAAACACTGTTCCTGATTGATGAATTTGGTACTGGAAGTGACCCGGAACTGGGAGGTGCACTTGCTGAAGCATTTTTAGAAGTTTTTTATGAGCGAGAGGCTTACGGAGTTATCACTACGCATTATGCAAATCTAAAGGCTCTTGCCAATGAACTACCGCATGCTACCAATGCCAATATGCTTTTCAATTCCAAAACATTGGAACCTACCTTTCAATTGATTTTGGGAGAAGCGGGCAGCTCATTTACATTTGAGGTCGCACAAAAGAATGGTATCCCCTACTCCCTTATCAATAAAGCAAAGAAGAAAATTGAACGGGGTAAGGTTAGGTTTGATGCGACAATAGCAAAACTGCAAAAAGAGCGTTCCAAAATGGTACAGACAGGCTCTAGGTTGCAGGATGAAGAAGCCAAGGCCCGTGATGAAGCATCACGCTTGGAACAACTCAATGCCAAGATAAAGTCCAAGCTTGAGAATTATCAAGAGCTGTATGATCATAACCAACGTATGATTCATCTAGGGGACAAAGTCAATACAGCTGCAGAAAGGTATTTCTTGGATAATAAAAAACGTCCATTAATTTCCGAATTGCTTCGTATCGTAGAAACAGAAAACAGTAAGCGTAAAAAAACCTCCGCCAAACAAACCAAAGCCAAACAAGCACAAAAAAAACAGGTGGCCCAAGAACTGGAAAAGAAAATAGTTAAAGTACGCCAAGAAAAAAAGGTTGAAAAGAAAAAGGCCATTCAAAAAGAACAGAACAAGCCAAGGCCTGTCTTCAAAATTGGTGATCGCGTTAGACTGTTTGACGGTAAAGCAGTTGGAACCATTGATACTTTAGAAAAAAACAAGGCATCTGTTAACTATGGCATGTTTATGACCAATGTAAATGTGGATCAGCTAGAGCTGGTAGAGAAAAAAAAATAA
- a CDS encoding DUF1552 domain-containing protein → MARKSWHLDRRTFLKGLGVTCMIPYMEAMGMGNTFNAFGAETKSTKRLCFVYFPNGAGLPEPDSPYYKKWSWFPMGEGKDYQFTNSLSPLASHREDLSILGGLSHPRSRRLLGHLAGDTWLTGGDLRGSQYNNNISVDQVVAQKFGQDTRYPYLALSTDGGVGYKSRVSTLSFDHSGKAIPSEHRHREIFERYFAPNGGATTASRRKSIQQEQKIVDIVLEDSKRLHRRLGRHDQIKMDEYLHSLNKVEEQVKRNERWLDIPMKDFSADHINLNTNATVDPEGYMRTTFDLMILGMQVDLTRVMTYMMAREDGLGLGESFPKLALGLKKGHHTISHDRTTGHWEEWGRYDQWLAKQFSYFLDRMKNTYDEYGSLLENTLVLYGSACSTTHNAVNYPLVLAGGSKMGMKHGSYQKFDDVPMSNLFVSMLHKLGIERESFSDSTGKLDTDIFG, encoded by the coding sequence ATGGCACGTAAATCATGGCATTTAGATAGAAGAACCTTTTTAAAAGGGTTGGGCGTAACCTGTATGATTCCTTATATGGAGGCAATGGGAATGGGCAACACTTTTAATGCTTTTGGAGCGGAAACAAAGAGCACGAAAAGACTTTGTTTTGTTTATTTTCCAAATGGGGCTGGGTTACCGGAACCCGATAGTCCATACTATAAAAAATGGAGTTGGTTCCCTATGGGGGAAGGTAAAGATTATCAGTTTACAAATTCATTGTCCCCACTTGCTTCGCATAGAGAAGATCTATCCATTTTAGGGGGACTTAGTCACCCTAGGAGTAGGCGTCTTCTTGGACATTTAGCAGGGGATACTTGGTTAACTGGTGGAGATTTAAGAGGAAGCCAATACAACAACAATATTTCCGTGGATCAAGTGGTTGCCCAAAAATTTGGACAGGATACACGGTATCCCTATTTGGCACTTTCAACGGATGGGGGAGTAGGATACAAGTCAAGGGTTTCCACACTTTCTTTTGACCATTCCGGTAAGGCAATCCCTTCGGAGCATAGGCATCGCGAAATATTTGAGCGTTATTTTGCACCAAATGGAGGAGCTACAACGGCTAGTCGTCGCAAGAGCATCCAACAAGAACAAAAAATCGTTGATATTGTTTTGGAAGACAGTAAACGCCTTCACAGACGTTTGGGAAGACATGACCAAATTAAAATGGATGAGTATTTGCATTCCTTGAATAAAGTGGAAGAGCAGGTAAAACGAAATGAGAGATGGTTGGATATTCCAATGAAGGACTTTAGTGCAGACCATATTAATTTGAATACAAATGCAACAGTAGACCCGGAAGGTTATATGAGAACTACCTTTGACTTAATGATTTTAGGAATGCAGGTAGATTTGACCCGGGTAATGACCTATATGATGGCCAGGGAAGATGGTTTAGGACTTGGGGAAAGTTTTCCAAAACTAGCCCTTGGTCTGAAAAAAGGACATCATACCATAAGCCACGACCGTACAACGGGTCATTGGGAGGAATGGGGACGTTATGACCAATGGTTGGCCAAGCAATTTTCGTACTTTTTGGATAGAATGAAAAACACCTATGATGAATACGGGTCACTGTTGGAAAATACCCTTGTACTTTATGGTAGTGCCTGCAGTACGACCCATAATGCGGTAAACTATCCCTTGGTGCTGGCTGGTGGTTCTAAAATGGGAATGAAACACGGTTCCTACCAAAAATTTGATGATGTTCCAATGTCAAACCTTTTTGTAAGCATGCTACATAAATTAGGGATTGAAAGAGAAAGCTTTTCGGATAGTACGGGGAAATTGGATACGGATATTTTTGGATAG
- a CDS encoding tetratricopeptide repeat protein: MKTSYLPAILLFLCSIHCHAQLQGQDRIDSLSALLKDTNISGKKKDKVLNHLWEATIDGQTRLAMTYADKIIANAKTLKNDSTLALGYTRRGICFSYLTNYKNSGLEYYKALKIYKRQKDSLKTGYIYLNLGLDFSEQDVMDSTLYYYNKALTNFLTVKDTVQISKIKRFIADTYGKKGYYEIGLQKALDAARLLEKSKDSFEIHMSYFGIASFYHELKDSLAAEDYLRKINTFFERNKNPRWESTAKLRLAALFLDNKEKHAEAIRFVNKGIDLSKALDFKINIADGLLTKALLLQRMGDFKQSELVTKEALSFSRPTNVKHSISRSLILLGELAVAQKEYEQGEIFLKEGLGIAIDASLLTQQKDAYQNLAGLSEIVGSNQNALKYHKAFKKINDSIFQKERINKVEEWKLIYETEKKEAEIALQEEEINTLNEKAKVDNLRKGLYAGGMASALALFGLSVFGYRQRIKRNRIAREKQEEIYKQEIEHKKKELTSQTLHLVQKNTFIQELKENLENLRNSPEKFKVEFRRIVMLLKRQNASDKDWEVFKSYFSEVHNDFDQKLKTLYPDISEKEIRLAAFLRMNLTTKEIAATLNVLPDSILKSKYRLKKKLELGKETDLNSFLNSL, from the coding sequence ATGAAAACCTCATACCTCCCAGCAATTTTATTGTTCCTATGTTCAATTCATTGCCATGCACAGTTGCAAGGGCAAGACCGAATTGATAGTTTATCAGCCCTTTTAAAGGACACAAATATCTCAGGAAAAAAGAAAGATAAAGTCTTAAATCATCTATGGGAAGCTACAATTGATGGGCAAACCAGGTTGGCGATGACATATGCTGATAAAATAATTGCAAATGCCAAAACGCTAAAAAACGATAGTACTTTGGCACTAGGTTATACCAGGAGAGGGATATGTTTTTCTTATCTCACCAACTATAAGAACTCCGGTCTGGAATACTACAAAGCACTTAAAATATATAAAAGACAAAAAGACTCATTGAAAACTGGGTATATCTATTTGAATCTCGGTTTGGATTTTAGCGAACAAGATGTGATGGATAGTACCTTGTACTATTATAACAAGGCTTTGACAAATTTTTTGACTGTTAAGGATACTGTTCAAATATCAAAAATTAAAAGGTTCATAGCGGATACCTATGGAAAGAAGGGCTACTATGAGATTGGCCTACAAAAGGCATTGGATGCCGCCCGTTTACTAGAAAAGAGCAAAGATTCATTTGAGATTCATATGTCCTACTTCGGCATTGCAAGTTTCTATCATGAACTTAAGGATTCCCTAGCGGCAGAGGATTACCTTAGAAAGATAAATACGTTCTTTGAACGCAATAAGAACCCAAGATGGGAAAGTACTGCTAAATTAAGATTAGCAGCACTTTTTCTGGATAACAAGGAAAAGCATGCTGAGGCTATACGTTTTGTTAATAAGGGAATTGATTTATCCAAGGCCCTTGATTTTAAGATCAATATAGCTGATGGTCTATTGACCAAGGCATTACTCCTCCAAAGAATGGGAGATTTCAAACAATCAGAATTGGTTACCAAAGAAGCCTTGAGCTTTTCAAGGCCTACCAATGTGAAACATAGTATATCCCGCTCGCTAATTCTTTTGGGTGAATTGGCAGTTGCCCAAAAAGAATACGAACAAGGAGAAATTTTCTTAAAGGAAGGATTGGGTATTGCAATTGATGCTAGTCTCTTAACTCAACAGAAGGATGCTTATCAAAACTTGGCAGGACTATCGGAAATAGTCGGTTCAAATCAGAACGCGTTAAAATATCACAAGGCTTTTAAGAAAATCAATGATAGCATATTTCAAAAAGAAAGAATAAATAAAGTTGAAGAATGGAAGCTTATTTATGAAACCGAAAAGAAAGAAGCTGAAATCGCCCTTCAGGAAGAGGAAATTAATACCCTAAATGAGAAAGCCAAAGTGGACAACCTTCGCAAGGGCCTTTATGCCGGGGGTATGGCCTCTGCCCTAGCCCTATTTGGACTTTCCGTTTTTGGTTATCGTCAACGCATCAAAAGGAATCGCATTGCTAGGGAAAAACAGGAAGAAATCTATAAGCAGGAAATCGAACACAAGAAAAAAGAGCTCACCAGTCAGACCTTGCACTTGGTCCAAAAAAACACCTTTATCCAAGAACTGAAAGAGAATCTGGAAAATCTCAGAAATTCCCCGGAAAAATTTAAGGTGGAATTCCGGCGGATTGTGATGCTACTTAAAAGACAAAATGCCTCCGACAAGGACTGGGAAGTCTTTAAATCCTATTTCTCCGAAGTGCATAACGACTTTGACCAAAAGCTAAAGACCCTCTATCCCGACATTTCGGAAAAGGAAATCCGCTTGGCCGCCTTTTTGCGGATGAACCTAACCACCAAGGAGATTGCGGCCACGCTGAATGTACTTCCGGACAGTATCCTAAAATCCAAATACCGCTTAAAAAAGAAGTTAGAACTGGGTAAGGAAACGGATTTAAACAGTTTTTTGAATTCCCTATAG